The Thermoleophilum album genome contains a region encoding:
- a CDS encoding glycosyltransferase has product MQVELIDPRGDVAPYARQLAAALASAGADVRLLTAPFVHGRLEEASGVELVEAFHRRSGRIERPLLRALARPLEHTLDSVRHRRTAAPAVRHYQWLPYEPVDPWLLPAPGPRVLTLHNVLRRRGPLAAPRYLRALARRFDRLIVHTSAAAERLQAAGVPARQVFVHPHPAFTHLVHLAHQRPLPAELAAPTAPVVLYFGSVRPYKGLDVLLKAIQSLSNIELWIVGRPLTGTLERERRLASRARCRVRFVEHYVDDAEVAAIFAHADLVVLPYRAIDQSGVLALAIGFGRAAIASDIGGFGELARAHGYPRTVPAGDASALARALGELAEDEQARRLLGERARALAEGELSVRAVAERLLGLYRCLIEEHRTR; this is encoded by the coding sequence AACTGATCGATCCGCGCGGCGACGTTGCCCCCTACGCCAGACAGCTGGCTGCCGCGCTAGCTTCGGCGGGCGCCGATGTGCGGCTGCTGACGGCGCCGTTCGTACACGGTCGTCTCGAGGAAGCATCAGGAGTGGAGCTCGTGGAAGCCTTCCACCGGCGCAGCGGCCGCATCGAGCGGCCTTTGTTGCGGGCACTCGCGCGGCCGCTCGAGCACACGCTCGACAGCGTCCGCCACCGCCGCACCGCCGCACCGGCCGTTCGCCACTACCAGTGGCTTCCCTACGAGCCAGTCGACCCCTGGCTGCTGCCGGCGCCCGGCCCGCGCGTTCTGACCCTGCACAACGTGCTGCGCCGCCGCGGCCCGCTCGCGGCACCCCGTTACCTGCGCGCGCTCGCACGGCGCTTCGATCGACTGATCGTGCACACCTCGGCCGCCGCCGAGCGGCTCCAGGCCGCCGGGGTACCGGCGCGGCAGGTGTTCGTCCATCCCCACCCCGCCTTCACTCACCTCGTGCACCTCGCGCACCAGCGGCCACTCCCAGCGGAGCTGGCGGCGCCCACAGCACCGGTCGTTCTCTACTTCGGCTCGGTGCGACCCTACAAGGGGCTGGACGTGCTGCTCAAGGCGATCCAGTCGCTTTCCAACATCGAGCTCTGGATCGTCGGACGCCCGCTCACCGGGACGCTGGAGCGCGAGCGTCGACTGGCCTCGCGCGCACGATGCCGCGTCCGTTTTGTGGAGCACTACGTCGACGACGCCGAGGTGGCCGCGATCTTCGCGCACGCCGATCTTGTCGTGCTGCCCTACCGAGCGATCGACCAGTCCGGCGTTTTGGCCCTCGCTATCGGTTTCGGTCGCGCCGCCATCGCGAGCGACATCGGCGGCTTCGGCGAGTTGGCGCGCGCGCATGGATACCCGCGCACGGTCCCGGCCGGTGATGCGTCGGCGCTCGCCCGAGCGCTTGGCGAACTCGCTGAGGACGAGCAAGCTCGGCGGTTGCTCGGCGAGCGGGCGCGGGCGCTGGCGGAGGGCGAACTCTCGGTGCGGGCGGTGGCGGAGCGCCTGCTCGGTCTCTACCGCTGCCTGATCGAGGAGCATCGGACGCGGTGA
- a CDS encoding methionyl-tRNA formyltransferase has translation MSANRHTRPLRAIFMAKHKRSAARALAWLVERGVEVVAVVCPPDPGDATAQQRVDLVARRFDLPITSDDNLYSRLAAGDPALEGIDLVLSFLFWKRIRRPLIELPRRYCLNFHPAPLPELRGLGGYNVAILEGHRWYGVSCHHVAEEIDAGDIVRVVRFPIDPQRETALSLDLRSQPRLLALFQQVLDDVIAGRTLPRTPQGPGRYIDRAEFEQLRVVRPGDDIERKIRAFWYPPYPGAVVEMEGRRLTVVDDRLLSELADLYRRTDQVP, from the coding sequence GTGAGCGCGAATCGCCACACGCGCCCCCTGCGCGCCATCTTCATGGCCAAGCACAAACGCTCGGCCGCGCGCGCGCTGGCTTGGCTGGTCGAGCGCGGCGTCGAGGTCGTCGCGGTCGTCTGTCCGCCCGACCCCGGCGACGCGACCGCGCAACAGCGGGTCGATCTGGTTGCGCGCAGGTTCGACCTGCCGATCACCTCCGACGACAATCTCTACTCGCGACTTGCCGCTGGCGACCCCGCGCTTGAGGGGATCGACCTCGTCCTCTCGTTCCTTTTTTGGAAGCGGATCCGCCGGCCCTTGATCGAACTGCCGCGCCGCTACTGCCTGAACTTTCATCCCGCACCGTTGCCGGAGCTGCGCGGTCTCGGCGGCTACAACGTCGCAATCCTCGAAGGCCATCGCTGGTACGGGGTCTCGTGCCACCACGTGGCCGAGGAGATCGACGCTGGCGACATCGTGCGGGTGGTGCGCTTTCCGATCGACCCGCAGCGCGAAACCGCGCTCTCGCTCGACCTTCGTAGCCAACCGCGCCTGCTTGCCCTCTTCCAGCAAGTGCTCGACGACGTGATCGCTGGGCGGACGCTGCCGCGCACCCCCCAGGGGCCCGGGCGCTATATCGACCGTGCCGAGTTCGAGCAGTTGCGCGTAGTGCGTCCCGGCGACGACATCGAACGCAAGATCCGCGCCTTCTGGTACCCGCCCTACCCAGGGGCGGTGGTGGAGATGGAGGGCCGCCGCCTGACCGTCGTCGACGACCGCCTGTTGAGCGAGCTCGCCGACCTTTACCGCCGGACGGATCAGGTGCCCTGA